GGGGCCGTGGGGTCGGAGAAGGTGCGCACGAGGTCCACCTGGTCCGCGCCCACCAGATGCACGACGATCGTTTGCGCGGCAGCGATATGCGAAGCTGACCGGCCGCCGGTGACGGAGAACGCCAGCGTCGGCGGATCCACCGCCACCGATGCCACCGAAGACGCCGTGAGCCCTACGGCTCCTTCCGGCCCTGACGCGGTGATGATGGCAACTCCTGCTGGATGAGAGCGGAAGGCGGCCTTGAAGAGCTCGCCGACCGGCTCTGCCGGCAAGGGGGTGTGATGGGACATTCATGAACCTTTGTGGGACTGGTTGGGGTTGGCGCCGCTTTGCGGACGCGCACCTGTCCGATGCTATGACCTCAACTTAAGTTGAGGTCAATTCGGGTAAATTCGACCCCCGACTGAGACGAATTGGAAACGTAGCCGAAACTTCCGCTCCTTACGCTGGTCACATCTGTCACGGACGTGCCACGTACAAGGAGAATCGATGCATCTTTTGCCCCGCGAGCAGGAGAAACTCATGATCGTGGTGGCTGCCGATCTCGCGCGGCGCCGGCAGGCACGGGGGCTGAAGTTGAACTACCCCGAGGCCGTGGCGATCATCAGCTACGAGCTCATCGAAGGTGCCCGCGACGGCAGGACCGTCGCCGACCTCATGAGCTACGGAACCACCCTGCTCCGCCGCGAAGACGTGATGGAAGGCGTGCCGGAGATGATCCACGACGTCCAGATCGAAGCCACCTTCCCTGACGGCACCAAGCTCGTCACCGTCCACCACCCCATCCGCTAGGAGCCCCATGATCCCCGGTGAATACAGGCTCCAGCCCGGTTCCGTCGCGTGCAACAGCGGCCGTGAGGCGGTCGCCGTCGAGGTAGTGAACCGCGGCGACCGCCCCGTCCAGATAGGTTCGCATTACCACTTTGCCGAGGCGAACCGCGCCCTGGACTTCGACCGCGACACCGCCTACGGCCGCCGCTTGGACATCCCGGCCGGCACCGCCGCGCGGTTCGAGCCCGGCGACCGGAAGACCGTGCAGTTGATCGAAATTGCGGGGACGCGCGAGGTCTTCGGGCTCAGTAACGCTGTCAATGGAAAGCTCGACGGCGGCACGCGCCTCAGTGGGTCTGCTTCAGAAGGAGACGCCAAGTGAGCTTCGAGGTTTCCCGCAAGCAATACTCCGAGCTGTACGGCCCGACGACGGGCGACGCCATCCGCTTGGCCGACACCGAACTGTTCCTCGAGATCGAGAAGGACTGCACGGTCTATGGCGAAGAAGTGGTGTTCGGCGGGGGCAAAGTCATCCGCGACGGCATGGGCCAGAACGGACAACTGACCCGCTCGGAGGACATCCCGGACACCGTCATCACCAATGTGATCGTGCTCGACTACAGCGGCATCTACAAAGCCGATGTTGCCCTGAAAGACGGGCACATTTTCAAGATCGGCAAGGCCGGCAACCCCCAGATCGCCGACGGCGTGGACATCGTGATCGGCGCCAGCACGGAGATCATCGCCGGCGAGCGGAAGATCCTCACCGCCGGTGGCATCGACACCCACATCCACTTCATTTCCCCCGAACAGGTTCCGGCAGCGCTCTGCAATGGCATCACCACCATGGTGGGCGGCGGCACCGGCCCGGCCGAAGGAACCAAAGCCACCACCATCACGCCAGGCGCCTGGCACATCTCCAGGATGCTCCAAGCCGCCGAGGGACTCCCCGTTAACATCGGCCTGTTCGGGAAGGGCCACGCATCCGCCGTCGAGCCCCTCGCCGAGCAGATCCGAGCCGGCGCCGTCGGGCTCAAAGTGCACGAGGACTGGGGCTCCACCACCTCGTCCATCGACATGTCCCTGCGCGTTGCCGACGAATACGACGTCCAAGTGGCCATCCACACCGACACCCTCAACGAGTGCGGCTTCGTGGAAGACACCATCCGGGCAATCGACGGCCGCGTGATCCACACCTTCCACACCGAAGGAGCCGGCGGTGGGCACGCCCCGGACATCCTCAAGATCGCCGGTCTGCCCAACGTGCTCCCGGCCTCCACCAACCCCACGCTGCCGTACACGCGAAACACCATCGAAGAGCACCTGGACATGCTCATGGTCTGCCACCACCTCAACCCGGACATCCCGGAAGACGTGGCCTTTGCAGACTCCCGCATCCGGGCCGAAACCATCGCCGCTGAGGATGTCCTGCACGATCTCGGCATCTTCGCGATCACCTCTTCCGACTCCCAGGCCATGGGTCGTGTTGGCGAAGTAGTGACCCGGACCTGGCAGGTAGCCGACGCCATGAAACGCCAACGCGGTGTGCTGAAGGACCCGACCGGCGCTGCCCACGGATCTGCCGAATCGGACAACTTCCGGCTCAAACGCTACGTCGCCAAATACACCATCAACGCGGCCATCGCGCAGGGAATGGCGGATGTGATCGGCTCCGTGGAAGAAGGCAAATTCGCGGATCTCGTCCTCTGGGACCCCGCCTTCTTTGGCGTGAAACCCGAGCTTGTCATCAAAGGGGGCCAGATCGCCTACGCACTCATGGGCGACGCCAACGCCTCCATCCCCACACCCCAGCCCCGCACCATGCGGCCCATGTTCGCCACGTATGGCAAGGCATTGCAGCAGACGTCCATCACCTTCCTGTCCAAAGCAGCGATCGACGCCGGAGTCCCCGCCGAACTCGGCCTCGAACGCATCATCAAACCCGTCACCGGCATCCGGAACCTCACCAAAGCGGACCTCAAATACAACGGCGAAACCCCGGACATCGCCGTCGACCCCGAAACCTACAAAGTGAGCGTCGACGGCGTCGAAGTCACCTCCCAGCCCTCCGACGTGCTGCCCATGGCACAGCGCTACTTCCTCTTCTAAGCCGTTTAGGAAACCACATGATCATCGAAAAAATCCTGGGCAACCTCCACGAACAGCCCAACGCCTTCGCCGGGCATCACAAAGAAAAAGTAGTCCTCCCCAGCGCACTGCTGGTCAAACGCATCCAACGCGTCACCACCGACCACGGCAAAGAACTCGGCATCCGCCTCCCCACCGGAACCGGCGACCTCCGCGACGGCGACATCCTCGCCATCAGCGACGCCAACCTCATCGTCATCTCCGTGCTGCCCACCGACGTCCTGGTGATCGGGCCGCGAAGCATCCACGAAATGGGGGTGGTGGCGCATTCCCTTGGCAACCGGCATTTGCAGGCGCAATTCTTCGATGCTGCGTCTGAGTACGGGGCCGAGGTCATGGTTTGTCAGTATGACCACACGGTCGAAGATTATCTGAAGAGCGTCGGCGTCCCCTACGACAGGCAAGAGCGGGTCATGCCGGTGCCCTTCCGCCATGCTGAGCATTCGCACTAATACCGCGGTCATGGTGCCGCACGTAGATGCACGTGGCTGGGGCGCCGTGCCGGGATTTGGGCCGTGCCCGCTTCGCGATGCCCTCCACGCCGCGGCCCAAAATCCCGGCACGGCTCCGGCTTTTCGGCTCGCCTCTCGGGGCGGCTCATGACCTCGTATCAGCTTGCTCTTCAACAGTTGACCGACTCGGCTTTGCCTACGGGGGCGTTTGCTCATTCTTTGGGGTTTGAGAGCTACATACATCGTGAGTCGGTTTGTGATGAGGTCACTTTTGGGGAGTGGTTGGGTGCTTTTGTGGGGCAGCAACTGACTTATTCGGATGGGTTGGCTATGCGCTTCCTTTATGAGGGGGTGGATGTTGGTTTGTTGGATTCTGTTCTTTCCGCGCAGTTGTTGGCTCGGGAGGTGAGGGAGGCTTCGCTCAAGATGGGGGGACGGCTGCTGGAGATTGGTGGGGAGGTGTTCCCGTCGGGGGAGTTGGAAGCGTATCGGGAGTTGGTTCGTGGGGGTGGGGCCGGGGGGCATCAGCCCTTGGCTTTTGGGGTCATCGCCCGGTCATGGGGAGTTCCCTTTGAGGCGGCGCTCTCTGCGTATCTGTTTGCCACGGTGACTTCCCTGACGCAGAACGCCGTGCGGGCCATCCCGCTCGGGCAGAACGCCGGGCAGCGGGTACTTCGCCGGGCGCACGAGGCCGTTGCTGCCGCCGTCCAGGATGTAGCACAGCTGTGCTGGGACGACTTTGGGGCCGTCAGCCCCGGACTTGAAATTTCACAAATGCGGCACGAAAGGCAACGCGCCCGCATGTTCATGAGCTAGCTAGTGCAAAGGACAGAAGACATGACAGAACCCATCAAAATCGGCGTCGGCGGACCCGTCGGAGCAGGCAAAACCCAGCTCGTGGAACGCATCACCCGGCACATGAGCGGCGACATTTCCATGGCCGCCATTACCAACGACATTTACACCATCGAAGACGCCAAAATCCTCGCCGCCAACGGCATCCTCCCCGAAGACCGCATCATCGGCGTCGAAACCGGCGGCTGCCCCCACACCGCCATCCGCGAAGACACCTCCATGAACACCGCAGCCATCGAAGAACTCAAAGCCAGGCACCCCGACCTCCAAGTCATCTTCGTCGAATCCGGCGGCGACAACCTCTCCGCTACCTTCAGCCCCGAACTCGTGGACTTCTCCGTCTACATCATCGACGTCGCCCAAGGCGAAAAAATCCCCCGCAAAGCCGGGCAAGGCATGATCAAGTCAGACCTCTTCATCATCAACAAAACCGATCTGGCGCCCCATGTGGGGGCGGACCTGGCCGTCATGGAGAGGGATTCCAAGGAATTCCGAGGCAACAAGCCGTTCTGCTTCACGAACCTCAAGACGGACGACGGGTTGGACGCCGTCCTCAACTGGATTCGGCGCGATGTCCTGATGCTTGATCTGGCGTCGTGATCGGCGGGGCTGCGGCGGCTACGCCGGATTTTGGGCCGTGCCCGTCCCCAGCCGCTCCCAACTCTCGCAAGCTCGAGTCGGGTCCCTCGCGGCAGTGGGCCCCCCACGATGCCCGCCACGCCGCGGCCCAAAAATCCGGCTCCGCCGCCGCAGCGGTCGAGTCACCAGACGGCCAATGCCTATGAAGACGCCGGTGCAGGTACCTGTCGGCGGTTCGGCCGCTCGGGAAAATGAAGAGCCTAGCTCCACGTTGGCAATTGGGGAGCGGGCTGTGCGGGGGCGGTTGGAGTTGGGCATCAGTGTGCGGGGTGGGCGGTCCGTTGCTTCGCGGCAGTTTCATGAGGGCGCTTTGAGGGTGCTTAGGCCGCATTATCTCGATGGGTCCGGGCAGGTTTGTTATGTGATGGTCAATCCTGGCGGGGCGTACCTGGGGGCCGACCTGTTTGTTGTTGAAGTGGAGGTTGATGCGGGGGCTGAGCTGTTGCTGACCACGCAGTCTGCCACGAAGATTTATCGGACTCCGGGGTCGTTTGCTGAGCAACGGATGAGTGTCCGGCTGGGGGAGGGCTCGCGGTTGGAGCTGATGCCCGATCAGTTGATTGCGTACCGGGAGGCGAGCTATCGGCAGAATTCGCACCTCAGTCTCCACCCGACGTCGAGCCTTGTCATGGCCGAAGTCATTACGCCGGGGTGGTCGCCGGACGGCGCGTCCTTCAAGTACGAAGAGGTCCGGCTGCGGAATGAGATCTGGATTGAGGACCAAAGAGGCGCGACATTGTTGGCCCTCGATAACCTGCTGATTCGCCCACCCGTCAACGACGTGACCGGGATGGGGTTCATGGAGGGCTTCAGCCATCTGGGGTCGTTGGTGGTGGTGGACCCGCGGGTTGATCAGGGGCTTGCTGATGACCTGGACCGCATATCCCGTGATTTTGAGGCGTACACGGGAGTTTCCTTGACGGCGACTATTGCCGGGACTACCGGGCTTGTGCTGCGATCGTTGTCCAACAGCACTGAGGAACTCAACACATTGCTGGGTGTTTGCTCCGGCGTCCTGCGGGAACGTTGGTACGGGCAGGGACCCTTGAACCTGAGGAAGTACTAATGACTGCGCTGACCGAGTTCGCCACCATGTACCGGGAGCGGGAGACGTTGTCCCTGCGGACCAGGCTGCTGTTCACGTTTGGTGCCGTCGCCGCGTTGCACGTTGCCGCCGTCGTGCTGTTGCTTGCGGGTACGGCAGGAGATGCGCAGCCGCTGGCGCTGGGACTGGTGGTCACCGCATATGTGGCCGGCATCAAGCACAGCTACGACTGGGACCACATCGCCGCGATCGACAACTCCACGCGCAAATTCGTGGCGCAGCACAAGGATCCGGTGAGCGTGGGGTTTGCGTTCAGCCTGGGCCACAGTTCCGTGGTGATCCTGGCGGGGCTCTTGGTGGTGGCGGGTGCCACGTTGATTGGGCAGTTCATGGAGGACGGCACCACAGGGAACAAGGTGCTGGGCTTGATCGGCAGCGGTGTCTCCGGGCTGTTCCTGTTGGCGATGGGGCTGTTCAACGGCTCCGCGTTCGTCCGCGCCACACAGGTTTACCGAAGGGTGCAGGCCGGCGGAGAAGTGCGCCACGAGGACCTCGAAGCGAGGGGTTTCGTGGCCCGCCTGCTCGCCAAGCCACTGTCCAAAGTGGAGCGGCCACGGAACATCTACGTCATCGGTTTCCTGTTCGGGCTCGGGTTCGACACCGCCACCACCATCGGGCTGCTGGTCATCACCACGACGGCGTCACTCGCCGGTGTTTCACCGCTAGCCTTGATGGCCCTCCCGCTCGCGTTCACTGCCGCGATGACCCTGTGCGATTCAGTCAACGGCGTGGCCATGATGAAGATGTACACATCAGCTATTCACAACCCGCGGCGCAAGCTCGGCTTCAACGCCGTCATCACCGGCATCTCGGCAGTCTCGGCGCTGTTCATCGCGGTGATCACGCTGGGTGGGTTCGTGAATTCCGCGTTTGAGCTCGAGGACCCTCTGACCTCGTGGCTCGGCGGCATTGATCTTGGCGACGCCGGCCTCATCCTGGTGGGCCTGTTTGTGGTGGCGTGGGCCGTATCAGCCTGGCGTGGCCGGGTAGCTCGCAGCGGTCGCTAGGAAGCTGCCACCGCGTTGAACAACTCGTTCGTATCCACGCCCAGGTCCGGGGCGTCCAGCACGTTCGTCAGGAACACGACGCAGCGGTCCTGCTCCGGGAACATCCACCACTCGGTCCCGGACCAGCCGGGGTGGCCGTAGATCCCTTTCGCCAGGAGCTCCGACTCATTGGCGGGCAGCTGGAAACCCAGGCCCGTGTGCCGCAGGGGAGCGGGCCGGGTGGTGATGTGGGAAACCTCCGTGGTGCGGGGCCGGCGCATGGCAGCAAGGGTTGCGGGCCGTACTGCTTTCCCCGAATCCCGCAGCAATTCTGTTCCCAGATTGAGCAGGTCAGTGGCCGTCCCGAAAAGGCCCGCGCCGGGATGCCGGTGCTGGTACATACCGTCCACGTTCAGCCCAGCAGCGTCGGTGCCGTGGACCGCATGAGGGTTGCAGTCGGAGCTAAACGTGAGTGATCCAGCGCCGGTGTCCGCTGCCAGGGCAAGCAGTTGCTCCTCGAAGGGGCGCCCGTCGGCCCACTCGGCCATGGCCGCGGCACCCTCGAATGCGATATTGCAATACTGGACCAACGAGCCCGCGTAGAAGGCTTGCTCCGCTGAGGTGAGGGCCTCGCGGAGGGGAGTGCCGCCGTCGAGCGCCGGGTCCGCAATACCGGAACGGTGGCTGAGCAGCTGCTCCAAGGTCACCGTATCCGTGCGACGGGCACCGAAGTCCGGCAGGGCTGCACTCAGCGGGTTGCCCAGAGACAATTTCCCCTGCTCCACCTGCCGCATCACGGTCAAGGCGCTGATGGGTTTGGAAACGGAGAAAAGCGCAAAGTGGTCGTCGGCCGTGGCCTGCCTGCCGCCGTCGGTCCCGAACGCCACAACGTCCTCGATGCCGTGGCTGGACGCGATACCCAGCACAGCAACCGGCACGCGCCCAACGTCCACCTGCCTGCGGGCCCAGTCTGCGGAGGGTCCTGTTTCCACCATGGTTGTTCCACGCTCTCGTTTGGGGCTCTGTGAGTCGAATCTATCGCGGGTGACTGAAGAAACTTGCCAGCGCCTGTAACCGTGGCGGCCCGGCCGGAAACTATACAAGTATCCTGCAGTTCAGGGCTCTATATCAGGGGGAAAAATCGTGCTTTCCGAGCGCGAATTGGCGTTCATCGCCATTCACAAAGACAGCTACCCATCCGTCTTCAGATTCGTCTGCCGACGTGTTGAATCCGTCGAGGCAGCGGAGGAGATCGCAGCAGACGTGTTCCGCGTCGTCTGGCAGAAGTGGACCGACGACTCACGCCCGGAACTCCCGTACCTATTGACGGTCGCGCGGAATCTGGTGGGGAACGCGTACAGGAGCCGCGACCGGCGGCTGGCACTGCAGGAAAAGCTGCGGACGACGGCGGTGGAGCGGTTTGGCGATGAGTCCGAAAACGTCGCGGTACAGGACGCTATGACGCGGTTGCGTGAACAGGACCGGGACATCCTGCAGCTGGCCTACTGGGACGGCTTGAGCAGCGCAGAAATAGCAGGGGTGCTGCAGTGCAGTGAATCGGCGGCCAAAGTCCGCCTCCACCGGGCCCGAACGGCGTTCCGGAAACAGATGCCTGCAGGGGCCGAAACCACCACACACAAGATGGGGGTCTGAAGACATGGATCCGATCAAGAACCAGATTTCAGCGATTGACCCGCTCGCCGTCGATCCAGTTGCCGAGCCCAACGGAGAAGAAGCGCTGCACAGGATCCTTTCCGGCTCCACGGTGTTCAGCGACAGCCACCCGGTGGCGGCAGTGGCGTCCCTTGACCAGCGCAGGCGACGTAAGGCGCAAATCGCGGGCGGGCTGTTGCTCGCAGCTGCGGCCGTCACTGCGGGAGTGCTGGTAGCCGCCAACCTTGGCTCGGTGAACACCGCGCCGGCACCTGCTGTCACGGTCACTACAACAGAAGCGACACCCACGCCCAGCGTTTCCGTCACGCCAACACCCACGGCCACGCCCTCGGCGACGCCCACGGTGGCTGCACCGGTAACCACCCCGCCCGTTGCTCCCGCGGTTCCGATCCCGGCTCCAACACCGGTTTCAACAACGACGCTGCCACACACTGTAGTGCCGACTTACACCTTCCCCGACGGACACCTCTCCTTCACCTACCCCGTGGGCTGGAGTGTGAAGACGGAGCCGGGGCCATACACGACGGAGGCGGACAAAGCTGCGTCCACCATCGCCAGGGTTCTGGACACCGCAGGCACTGAGGTTGCCCTGATATTCAACGGAAAATACGGCGACGGTACAGCTGGAACGGTGGACCGAACCATCCTCGACAGGGCAGTGGTTCCCGGTGTTCGGGACAATTCGGGTGAGCTGGTGGAGTTCGGTTTCTCTTCGAACCAGTCGCAGTCCATTCCCTACGAGGGGATGCCCTCGCCCCAAGCAGGACCCGTCGAAGATCCTCCGACGTACATCATGGATGTGAGGGTCTCCTCGCAGCTCGTGCCCGGAATCAGCTCTTCAGGGACCAACCAAGTCCGTGTTCCCAACGGCATCATGAGCGCCTACGTGATGTTCGATGCCACCAAGTACCCCACCTTCGCAACCCCTGAAGCTGCCAAGGCCTGGATGGGCACCACACAGTACGCCCAGCTCAAGTCCATGCTCCTGAGCCTGAGCTACAAATAACCCCATCTGAGTAACAGCAAACGTCGCTCTGACAGTCCAGAGCGACGTTTGCTGTTACCTGGTTGGGCTAGCGGGTGGTGACCAGATGGCTGGCGGGGTCGTACCGGAAGGTGACCGGTCCGCCGTCGTGCTTCACCGCGATGTTGCTGCCGTTCGGGGCTCCGCCGAGGCCGTAGTTCTCAGCCCAGGAGCCGTTGATGGCGGCCTTGAACTCGTAGCTCCCGGCGGCGAGGTTGGGCACGGAGAGCTTCCAAAGTCCATCAACGGTGTCCAGGGACAGCTGGGCCTGGGCGCAATCCGGCATCCAATCGCCGGCACAGCCGAGCTCGGTATTCAGGCTTCCCGGCACCGACACGGCGGCGGGCTGTTGGCCGGCAACCGCTGCGCTGATCACGTTGGTGGCGTGGTCGTACAGAAAAGTGACCGCCCCGCCTGAATGCTGGAACACCACGTTGGCGCCGTCCAGCTCGCCGCCGGCACCGTAATTTTCATCCCAGGTGCCATTGAGCGCGGCCTTGAATTCATAGGTTCCGGCCGGGAGGTTGGGGACGTTGAGTTGCCACAGCCGATGCGTCGGCTCATAGGTCATCAGTGCCTGTTCACAGGACGGCTGCCAGTCCTCGGCGCAGCCCAGTTCGGTGTTGAGGCTGCCGGCCACGGTAACGGACTCGGGCTGGGTCGGTTCACCCACCACACCGCTGCGCGGCTCACTGGCCGATGTCTGCCCCCGGTTGTCCAGCACCACGGCGCGGTACTCCAGGGACGTTCCCGCCTCAAGCGAGGACACGTCATGGAATACCTGGTACGGCGCGTTGTCGTCCGTGCCGATTGCTTGCCATTCGCCGCCGGCCGTACGCGACTGGAAGGTGACCTCATAGAACGAGCTGCCGTCGACGTCGGCCGTCACCTTCGCACGGGACGCGTCGCCGGCCGCGGTAACTGGCTTCTTAAGCACGACGGCGGGAGCCGCCTTGGACTTCGCCAGTCGCCCCGCTGCTTCGTACACCACGGCGGAAAGCGGCGGGACGGTGACGCTGAGCTTTGCCTGTGCATCGGTTTTCGCATGAGCCGCGGCGTCACCGTAGACCAGGTTGAACGGTTGCTTCGCCTCGTACGCGGGAATTGCGGCTGTTTGGGCCGTCTCGCTGTTGTTCACCGCCACGATGTATTCGCGCTGGTCCTTGGCATCGATACGGGAGAAGGCGTAGATCCCGGCATCGTCGGCGGCATAACGGTTTTGCTGGGCCCCAGTGCGGAGGGTGGGGTGCTCAGCGGTGAGCGCGGCGAGTTCGCTGATCTTCCGGTACAGCGGGTGGCCGGTGTCAAAGTTGTCCGTGGCGTGGGTGGAGTTGGTTCCCAGGAGGTCGTCATCCAGATACTCCTGGACCTTGCTCGCGAACAGGGTCTGGCGCGAATCCTGGTCGCCGCCGGCGCCCGTGAAGCCTTGCTCGTCTCCGTAGTAGACCACCGGGTTGCCGCGCGAGAAGTACATCAGTTCATGGGCCAGCTCGTCGCGTTCCAGCAGTTCGGTGTCGGACGCTCCTGCGTTGTCCTCGGCGATGAACGTGCCGATCCGGCCCATGTCGTGATTTCCCAGGAAGGTGGGCAGTTGGTAGACGTTGGAGTCGGCGTCCGTGTACCAATCGTCCCCGTTGAAGAAGTCGGCCAGCCCGGTGGCCTTGCTGCCTTGGGACGCGAAGCTGCGGGCCGCGCCCTGGAAGCCGAAGTCCAGCACAGCCTGCATCTTGTTCCTGGTGGTGAACGTGGAGGTGATGCTCTTTGAGGTGTCGAAGACCTCCCCGAACATGAAGAACTCGTCCTTGCCCTGTTCCTTGGCGTAGCTGAGAACCTGGGGTCCGAACTGCTGCCAGAACTCATCGTTGACGTGTTTCATGGTGTCAATGCGGAAACCGTCGATGCCAAAGTCGCGGATCCAGGTTTTGTAGACGTCCATCATCCCGTTGACCACTGTGGGGTTTTCGGTGAAAAGGTCATCCAGGCCGAAGAAGTCGCCGTACAGGGAGTCCTCGCCGGCAAAGTTGGTGTTGCCGCGGTTGTGATAGAGCGTGGGGTCGTTCAGCCACGACGGAACCTTGACGTCCTTCTCGGCGGCGGGGACCACGGGCGTGTACGGGAACGACGTCGCCGGGTCCAAAGCCGGGAAGTCTTGCGTTCCGGCGTAATCGCGGTCGTCGAAGACGTCGCCCGCAGCGGTCCGGTAGGGCTCGGTTTCCTTGGAAATGTAGGGCGCGGACTGGGTCTCCTGGTACTGGATGACATCCGCCGTGTGGTTGGTGATGATGTCGAAGTACACCTTCATGCCCCGCGCGTGGGCGGCATCGATGAGGGTCTTCAGCTCGGCATTGGTGCCTAAGTGGGGGTCGATCTGCGTGAAGTCTGTGACCCAGTACCCGTGGTAGCCAGCCGAACTGTTCGCGACGGTCCCGTCACCCTGGACTGCTTTGTTCTTGAAGCTCGGCGTGAGCCAGAGGGCGTTGGTTCCAAGGCCTTGGATGTAGTCCAGGCGGTCCTGCAAACCCTTCAGGTCACCACCGTTGAAGAACCCTTTGCGGGTGGGATCAAATCCGGACACCATAGGATCAGAACCCAATCCGCCGGCGTCGTTGGTGGTGGTCCCGTTGTTGAAGCGGTCCGCCATGACGAAGTAGAAATTCTGGTCGCTGACTCCTGCCCTGATGGAGTGCTGGGCTGCGGGATCCGGTGTCTTGGTGGCCGGAGCGGCGCCCGCGGGGAGGACCGCTGTGGCAGTAAGGGCCGCCGTCGTCAGGACGACGGCGGCGAGGCGGCCAAGGGGGCGGCGTTGTTGGGGGAGGGTGGGTCTATGGCTGCGAGCTGACAAGTGATGGAACCTTCCGCTAAGCGACAGTGCTGTGGGACAAGTCACAACTGTAAGCGCTTGCGTACTCTTAATCCAGAGATTCGTTGAGTTACGGGATGTGAAGAGGTCTGTGGAGCGCCAACTTATGGAAGCGTTTGCAGCCGGCCTAGCTGGAAATCGAGGATGTCGGCACTGTGCTCCTGCATCAGCGTCCGCTGGAATGCTATGCATCTGTCCATAACGCAGCCCTTGTGACTTGCATAGGGTTGAAGAGATCTGCTTCACACCACGCAGTGCCCCGATCTACTCCCAAGGATGAGTTTCAACGATGAAGAGCATCGCCCTCCTGCGCGAACGAGCCACCCGCACCATGCCTACCGGTTCCCACTGCCCGGCGTCGGGCCTGTGGAGCCCGGACTCCGATCCGGACGCCGTCCA
Above is a genomic segment from Arthrobacter sp. YN containing:
- a CDS encoding RNA polymerase sigma factor, whose translation is MLSERELAFIAIHKDSYPSVFRFVCRRVESVEAAEEIAADVFRVVWQKWTDDSRPELPYLLTVARNLVGNAYRSRDRRLALQEKLRTTAVERFGDESENVAVQDAMTRLREQDRDILQLAYWDGLSSAEIAGVLQCSESAAKVRLHRARTAFRKQMPAGAETTTHKMGV
- a CDS encoding alpha-amylase family glycosyl hydrolase, translating into MSARSHRPTLPQQRRPLGRLAAVVLTTAALTATAVLPAGAAPATKTPDPAAQHSIRAGVSDQNFYFVMADRFNNGTTTNDAGGLGSDPMVSGFDPTRKGFFNGGDLKGLQDRLDYIQGLGTNALWLTPSFKNKAVQGDGTVANSSAGYHGYWVTDFTQIDPHLGTNAELKTLIDAAHARGMKVYFDIITNHTADVIQYQETQSAPYISKETEPYRTAAGDVFDDRDYAGTQDFPALDPATSFPYTPVVPAAEKDVKVPSWLNDPTLYHNRGNTNFAGEDSLYGDFFGLDDLFTENPTVVNGMMDVYKTWIRDFGIDGFRIDTMKHVNDEFWQQFGPQVLSYAKEQGKDEFFMFGEVFDTSKSITSTFTTRNKMQAVLDFGFQGAARSFASQGSKATGLADFFNGDDWYTDADSNVYQLPTFLGNHDMGRIGTFIAEDNAGASDTELLERDELAHELMYFSRGNPVVYYGDEQGFTGAGGDQDSRQTLFASKVQEYLDDDLLGTNSTHATDNFDTGHPLYRKISELAALTAEHPTLRTGAQQNRYAADDAGIYAFSRIDAKDQREYIVAVNNSETAQTAAIPAYEAKQPFNLVYGDAAAHAKTDAQAKLSVTVPPLSAVVYEAAGRLAKSKAAPAVVLKKPVTAAGDASRAKVTADVDGSSFYEVTFQSRTAGGEWQAIGTDDNAPYQVFHDVSSLEAGTSLEYRAVVLDNRGQTSASEPRSGVVGEPTQPESVTVAGSLNTELGCAEDWQPSCEQALMTYEPTHRLWQLNVPNLPAGTYEFKAALNGTWDENYGAGGELDGANVVFQHSGGAVTFLYDHATNVISAAVAGQQPAAVSVPGSLNTELGCAGDWMPDCAQAQLSLDTVDGLWKLSVPNLAAGSYEFKAAINGSWAENYGLGGAPNGSNIAVKHDGGPVTFRYDPASHLVTTR